The Candidatus Hydrogenedentota bacterium genome window below encodes:
- a CDS encoding uroporphyrinogen decarboxylase yields the protein MLTVNDSLLLRAARGESTERPPLWLMRQAGRCDPAYRELRASSKLHLEELFRHPELAARISLLPARWGVDGLIIFQDILSPLAPMGAPFIFRPGPQLERPSITLDRLRALRPFDMAAHMSHIAAIYRGIASQAGASMPLIGFAGAPLTLLAFLTEEGSPAVGMPRLRRLLSEHPQESRDILDTLAKMTVDYLQYQIDCGAHLVQLFESCAYELTRQEYGDFALPAQQYVFNALKGKVPTIAFARLADRPGQIEDMAASGADILSIPGDKTIAEARAIVGAHAPIQGNLDNRLLVSGPLDAIAAAAKECIEGGQCTGHIFNLNHGVLPDTPFEHVKYLVDYIRAYTKSSQP from the coding sequence ATGTTAACAGTAAATGATAGCCTCCTTTTAAGAGCCGCCCGCGGCGAGTCAACAGAACGGCCGCCTCTCTGGTTGATGCGGCAGGCAGGGCGCTGCGATCCTGCCTATCGTGAGCTCCGTGCCTCGTCCAAGCTGCATCTGGAGGAACTGTTTCGTCATCCCGAATTGGCGGCGCGTATATCCTTGCTGCCTGCACGGTGGGGCGTGGATGGGCTGATTATCTTTCAAGATATTCTTTCGCCTTTGGCGCCCATGGGCGCTCCTTTTATTTTTCGGCCGGGCCCCCAATTGGAAAGGCCGTCAATCACCCTAGACCGACTCCGCGCCCTCCGTCCTTTCGACATGGCAGCCCATATGTCCCATATTGCGGCTATCTATCGGGGTATTGCATCCCAAGCGGGCGCGTCTATGCCGCTGATTGGTTTTGCCGGTGCGCCCTTAACGCTGCTCGCTTTCTTGACAGAGGAAGGCAGTCCTGCTGTTGGCATGCCTCGGCTGCGCCGCTTGTTGAGCGAACATCCCCAAGAATCCCGCGACATATTGGATACGCTGGCGAAGATGACCGTTGATTATTTGCAGTATCAAATTGACTGCGGCGCTCATCTGGTCCAGCTCTTTGAATCATGCGCTTATGAATTAACGAGGCAGGAATATGGTGATTTTGCCCTGCCTGCGCAGCAGTATGTCTTCAATGCGCTGAAAGGAAAGGTACCGACCATTGCCTTTGCACGTCTGGCGGATCGTCCCGGGCAGATTGAGGACATGGCAGCGTCGGGCGCTGATATTTTGTCCATCCCCGGCGACAAGACCATTGCAGAGGCACGCGCTATTGTAGGCGCTCATGCACCCATTCAGGGAAATCTTGATAATCGCTTGCTTGTCTCAGGTCCCCTTGATGCTATCGCAGCAGCGGCGAAAGAATGTATAGAAGGGGGGCAATGTACCGGGCATATCTTCAACCTGAATCACGGCGTGTTACCGGATACGCCTTTTGAACATGTGAAGTATCTTGTAGACTACATACGGGCTTATACGAAAAGCAGTCAGCCTTAA